The following proteins come from a genomic window of Natronosalvus vescus:
- a CDS encoding 30S ribosomal protein S8e, translating to MQDHGRSTRKRTGGRLKPFNNRRKHELGRHPTETQVGEPRFRTIDVRGNGEKTRALATDVASVSTGEETVTAEITDVLENDANPNYVRRNIITKGALIDTSEGTARVTSRPGQTGQVNAVLLE from the coding sequence ATGCAAGACCATGGACGCTCTACGCGCAAGCGCACCGGCGGCCGACTGAAGCCGTTTAACAACCGACGCAAACACGAACTCGGCCGACACCCAACCGAGACGCAGGTCGGCGAGCCCCGCTTCCGGACGATCGACGTCCGCGGCAACGGCGAGAAGACCCGCGCGCTCGCGACCGACGTCGCCAGCGTGAGCACGGGTGAGGAGACCGTCACCGCCGAGATCACGGACGTCCTCGAGAACGACGCCAACCCGAACTACGTCCGCCGGAACATCATCACGAAAGGTGCCCTCATCGACACGAGCGAAGGCACGGCCCGCGTCACCTCCCGCCCCGGTCAGACCGGACAGGTCAACGCCGTCCTGCTCGAGTAA
- a CDS encoding phosphopantetheine adenylyltransferase: MDVALGGTFDPVHDGHRQLFERAFELGDVTVGLTSDELAPKTRHVDRYVRPYEERKRDLAAELETLAAEYDRSFEIRTLTEPTGIATESQFDYLIVSPETVDGGKRINEIRREKGHDPLEVVVVPHVLAEDEDIISSTRIVNGEIDEHGNLTPDREGRNAKRPE; this comes from the coding sequence ATGGACGTCGCGCTTGGTGGGACGTTCGACCCCGTTCACGACGGCCACCGACAGCTGTTCGAACGGGCGTTCGAACTCGGAGACGTGACTGTGGGGTTGACCAGCGACGAACTCGCACCGAAGACTCGACACGTCGATCGTTACGTACGACCGTACGAAGAGCGAAAGCGCGACCTCGCGGCCGAACTCGAAACCCTCGCCGCGGAGTACGATCGCTCGTTCGAAATCCGGACGCTGACCGAGCCAACGGGGATCGCGACCGAATCCCAGTTCGATTACCTCATCGTCTCCCCCGAGACCGTCGACGGCGGGAAACGAATCAACGAAATCCGTCGCGAGAAGGGCCACGACCCCCTCGAGGTCGTCGTCGTTCCACACGTGCTCGCCGAGGACGAGGACATCATCTCGAGCACCCGCATCGTCAACGGCGAAATCGACGAACACGGCAACCTGACGCCCGATCGAGAAGGGCGGAACGCGAAGCGTCCCGAATAG
- a CDS encoding YIP1 family protein has product MTQWIDDPHGGRDRGPRALARAWFEVLVRPQRFFRTGVAPGDQAPGLTFLLTVVLVVASSRYLLTPEVYPSIPVSPVLEGLFWISLLVFLVAPLGLHLLAAIQTLFLMIVARERAGISQTVQVIAYATAPCVFVGLPIPAVRLLACWYGTVLLIAGLRIVHELSVVRAILAGAIPAALVFGYGFGGFTALEAVTSSLPV; this is encoded by the coding sequence ATGACCCAGTGGATCGACGACCCTCACGGCGGACGCGACCGCGGCCCGCGAGCGCTCGCTCGAGCGTGGTTCGAGGTGCTCGTTCGACCGCAGCGGTTCTTCCGGACGGGCGTCGCACCGGGCGATCAGGCCCCGGGCCTGACGTTTCTGCTGACCGTCGTGCTGGTCGTCGCTTCGTCGCGATATCTGCTCACGCCAGAGGTCTACCCATCGATCCCGGTCTCGCCCGTGCTCGAGGGCCTATTCTGGATCAGTCTTCTCGTCTTCCTCGTCGCCCCGCTCGGCCTCCACCTCCTCGCGGCGATTCAGACGCTCTTCTTGATGATTGTTGCTCGCGAGCGCGCCGGAATCAGCCAGACGGTGCAAGTCATCGCCTATGCGACGGCTCCGTGTGTCTTCGTCGGCCTCCCGATTCCTGCCGTTCGTCTTCTCGCCTGTTGGTACGGTACGGTGTTGCTGATCGCTGGGCTCCGAATCGTCCACGAACTCTCGGTTGTCCGGGCTATTCTCGCCGGTGCGATTCCCGCAGCTCTCGTCTTTGGATACGGTTTCGGTGGCTTCACAGCGCTCGAGGCGGTCACGAGTAGCCTGCCCGTCTGA
- a CDS encoding PstS family phosphate ABC transporter substrate-binding protein yields MGNEPASRGDDTTLSRRRFTLGVAGTALSGLAGCLVRGESSDLSGEIRIDGSNTVLPHSAIVSEEFQWRNNRVIVPVRGSGTGAGFQRFCRGETQVQNASRQIIDEGDPTDEGSLCSANGVDYVELDVALDGIAVFTHPDNTWCDELSLEELERIWEPGSDVQTWSDVRPDDPDWPDEEIELYGRDPASGTFDFFTKAITGELGAIRSDYSASADTNVIVRGVRGSQYGLGFGGAGYYQENEDDLKLIAVESDEEPGEYYRPYQEHIESEAYSPLTRPLYAYFRTGAFDRREVRRFAEFYFEEIDGEATEADIVGDDETLTWTQWSARRAGFYALGDGRLEENHDRLREALEAVVE; encoded by the coding sequence ATGGGAAACGAACCGGCTTCTAGGGGCGACGACACCACTCTTTCCCGTCGTCGCTTCACACTCGGTGTGGCCGGTACGGCGCTCTCCGGATTGGCTGGCTGTCTCGTTCGCGGCGAATCCAGCGACCTCTCCGGCGAGATCCGTATCGACGGCAGCAACACCGTCTTACCCCACAGCGCCATCGTCTCGGAGGAGTTCCAGTGGCGAAACAATCGCGTCATAGTCCCCGTACGAGGTTCTGGCACCGGTGCGGGCTTCCAACGCTTCTGTCGCGGAGAAACGCAGGTACAGAACGCGAGCCGCCAGATCATCGACGAGGGTGACCCGACCGACGAGGGGAGCCTCTGTTCGGCAAACGGCGTCGACTACGTCGAACTCGACGTCGCCCTCGACGGTATCGCCGTTTTCACTCATCCGGATAACACCTGGTGTGACGAACTCTCGCTCGAGGAACTCGAGCGGATCTGGGAACCCGGCTCGGACGTCCAGACCTGGAGCGACGTCCGCCCGGACGATCCGGACTGGCCCGACGAGGAAATCGAGCTGTACGGCCGCGACCCGGCCTCGGGTACGTTCGATTTCTTCACGAAGGCGATTACCGGTGAGCTTGGAGCGATTCGATCGGATTACTCCGCGAGCGCCGATACGAACGTCATCGTCCGCGGCGTACGCGGGAGCCAATACGGGCTCGGGTTCGGCGGTGCCGGCTACTACCAGGAAAACGAGGACGATCTCAAACTGATCGCGGTTGAAAGCGACGAGGAACCCGGGGAATACTATCGGCCATATCAGGAACACATCGAGAGCGAAGCGTATTCGCCGTTGACGCGCCCGTTGTACGCGTACTTCCGAACGGGCGCGTTCGATCGGAGGGAGGTCAGACGGTTCGCCGAATTCTACTTCGAGGAGATCGACGGCGAGGCCACCGAGGCCGACATAGTTGGCGACGACGAAACGCTCACCTGGACGCAGTGGTCTGCTCGCCGGGCCGGGTTCTACGCGCTCGGTGACGGCCGCCTCGAGGAGAACCACGACCGACTGCGAGAAGCGCTCGAGGCGGTGGTCGAATGA
- a CDS encoding NADP-dependent malic enzyme: protein MGLDEDALDYHRTDPPGKVEISTTKPTNTQRDLSLAYSPGVAAPCMEIHEDETDAYTYTAKGNLVGVVSNGSAVLGLGNIGAQASKPVMEGKGVLFKRFADIDVFDIELEEDDPHKLVEAIKMMEPTFGGINLEDIKAPECFTVEERLREEVDIPVFHDDQHGTAIISGAALVNAAEIAGKELEDLEIVFSGAGASALATARFYVSLGARKENILMCDSSGIITTARAEAGDVNEYKREFARDVPEGDLADAMNGADVFVGLSIGGIVSQEMVRSMGDNPIIFAMANPDPEISYHDAKDARDDDVIMATGRSDYPNQVNNVLGFPFIFRGALDVRATEINEAMKVAAARALADLARQDVPDAVVKAYGDQPIQFGPDYIIPKPVDPRVLFRVAPAVAQAAIDSGAARTALDTAEYEAQLEARLGKSREMMRVVLNKAKSDPKRVALAEGEDEKMIRAAYQMQEQGIADPILIGDQNTITRTATNLGLEFTPTVADPTTGEYDSYADRLYDLRQRKGITRSEATDLVRRDTNYFGSVMVEEGDADALLTGLTHHYPSALRPPLQVIGTAEDVEYAAGVYLLTFKNRIVFCADATVNQDPDEEVLAEVTKQTAKLARRFNVEPRAALLSYSNFGSVNNEGTRKPRRAAAMLQADPEIDFPVDGEMQADTAVVEDILTGTYEFSELEEAANVLVFPNLESGNIGYKLLQRLGGAEAIGPMLVGMDKPVHVLQRGDEVKDIVNLAGVAVVDAQQD, encoded by the coding sequence ATGGGACTTGACGAAGACGCTCTGGACTACCACCGAACCGATCCACCGGGGAAAGTCGAGATTTCGACGACGAAACCGACGAATACCCAGCGTGACCTCTCGCTCGCCTACTCGCCAGGCGTCGCCGCGCCGTGTATGGAGATCCACGAGGACGAAACCGATGCCTACACCTACACGGCGAAGGGGAATCTCGTCGGCGTCGTCTCGAACGGCTCTGCGGTGCTCGGTCTGGGCAACATTGGCGCGCAGGCGTCGAAACCCGTCATGGAGGGCAAAGGCGTCCTGTTCAAACGCTTCGCCGATATCGACGTCTTCGACATCGAACTCGAGGAGGATGATCCGCACAAACTCGTCGAGGCGATCAAGATGATGGAGCCGACGTTCGGCGGGATCAACCTCGAGGACATCAAAGCGCCCGAGTGTTTCACCGTCGAGGAACGCCTCCGAGAGGAGGTCGACATTCCCGTCTTCCACGACGATCAGCACGGAACGGCGATCATCTCCGGGGCCGCACTCGTCAACGCCGCCGAAATCGCCGGCAAGGAACTCGAGGATCTCGAGATCGTCTTCTCGGGCGCGGGTGCGAGCGCCCTCGCGACCGCCCGGTTTTACGTCTCTCTCGGTGCGCGCAAGGAGAACATCCTCATGTGTGACTCCTCGGGGATCATCACGACAGCCAGAGCTGAGGCTGGTGACGTCAACGAGTACAAACGTGAGTTCGCCCGGGACGTCCCGGAGGGAGACCTCGCGGACGCGATGAACGGTGCGGACGTGTTCGTCGGCCTCTCGATCGGCGGAATCGTCTCCCAGGAGATGGTTCGTTCGATGGGCGACAACCCGATTATCTTCGCGATGGCGAATCCCGATCCCGAAATTAGCTACCACGACGCCAAAGACGCCCGCGACGACGACGTGATCATGGCGACCGGTCGCTCGGATTACCCAAACCAGGTCAACAACGTCCTCGGGTTCCCGTTCATTTTCCGCGGTGCCCTCGACGTTCGAGCGACCGAGATCAACGAGGCGATGAAGGTCGCCGCCGCACGCGCACTCGCCGACCTCGCCCGCCAAGACGTTCCCGACGCCGTCGTCAAAGCCTACGGCGACCAGCCGATCCAGTTCGGCCCTGACTACATCATCCCCAAGCCGGTCGATCCACGGGTGCTGTTCCGGGTCGCCCCGGCGGTCGCCCAGGCAGCGATCGACTCCGGGGCCGCCCGCACGGCCCTTGACACTGCCGAGTACGAGGCCCAGCTCGAGGCTCGCCTCGGCAAGTCCCGCGAGATGATGCGCGTGGTGCTCAACAAGGCGAAGAGCGATCCAAAGCGCGTCGCTCTGGCCGAAGGTGAGGACGAGAAGATGATCCGCGCAGCCTATCAGATGCAAGAACAGGGCATTGCGGATCCGATCCTCATCGGCGACCAGAACACGATCACCCGAACGGCGACGAACCTCGGCCTCGAGTTCACGCCGACGGTGGCTGACCCCACCACGGGGGAGTACGACTCCTACGCCGACCGGCTGTACGACCTTCGCCAGCGAAAGGGCATCACCCGCTCGGAGGCGACCGACCTGGTTCGCCGGGACACCAACTACTTCGGCAGCGTGATGGTCGAGGAAGGGGACGCCGACGCCCTCCTGACGGGGCTCACGCACCACTACCCGTCGGCGCTGCGCCCGCCGCTACAGGTTATCGGCACGGCCGAGGACGTCGAGTACGCCGCCGGGGTCTACCTGCTGACGTTCAAGAACCGGATCGTCTTCTGTGCGGACGCGACGGTGAATCAGGATCCCGACGAGGAGGTGCTCGCGGAGGTCACGAAACAGACCGCGAAACTCGCTCGCCGGTTCAACGTCGAACCGCGGGCAGCGCTGCTCTCGTACTCGAACTTTGGCAGCGTCAACAACGAGGGAACCCGGAAACCCCGTCGGGCCGCCGCGATGTTGCAAGCGGATCCCGAGATCGACTTCCCGGTCGACGGGGAGATGCAGGCAGATACTGCCGTCGTCGAGGACATCCTCACCGGCACCTACGAGTTCTCCGAACTCGAGGAGGCCGCGAACGTGCTCGTCTTCCCGAACCTCGAGTCGGGCAACATCGGCTACAAACTCCTCCAGCGTCTGGGCGGCGCCGAGGCCATCGGACCGATGCTGGTCGGGATGGACAAGCCGGTACACGTGCTCCAGCGCGGGGACGAGGTCAAAGACATCGTGAACCTGGCGGGTGTGGCAGTCGTCGACGCTCAACAGGACTGA
- the pstA gene encoding phosphate ABC transporter permease PstA, producing the protein MSTDTARSPFTDESGQIERKRQIGRLFVAICFASTLVGIVALIALIADVIYESWGWVTWEFLTYPPSQSIENYLPGGRGAGIYPALIGSIFLIALTAVFTIFLGVGAAVYLEEYAPESRLKSFIEANIANLAGVPSIVYGLLGLAIFVRAMQLGSSLIAGALTLTLLILPIVIVSTQEALRAVPDSQRQAAYGVGATQWQVTRDVVLPRALPGIMTGTILSLSRAIGETAPILMIGAATSMFIAPDGLTSPFSAMPMMIFEWATLPQAGFQHVAAAGIVVLLTILLLMNAIAIFIRNKYDPRS; encoded by the coding sequence ATGAGCACCGACACCGCACGATCCCCGTTCACGGACGAATCTGGTCAGATCGAGCGAAAACGACAGATCGGACGCCTCTTCGTGGCGATCTGTTTCGCCTCGACACTCGTCGGCATCGTCGCGCTCATCGCCCTGATCGCCGACGTCATCTACGAGTCCTGGGGATGGGTCACCTGGGAGTTCCTCACCTATCCGCCGTCCCAGTCGATCGAGAACTACCTGCCGGGCGGTCGCGGGGCCGGAATATATCCCGCGCTGATCGGGTCGATCTTCCTGATCGCCCTGACCGCAGTGTTCACCATCTTCCTCGGCGTCGGCGCGGCCGTCTACCTCGAGGAGTACGCCCCCGAGAGCCGGCTCAAATCGTTCATCGAGGCCAACATCGCCAACCTCGCGGGCGTCCCCTCCATCGTCTACGGCCTGCTCGGCCTCGCGATCTTCGTCCGGGCCATGCAACTGGGCTCGAGTCTCATCGCCGGGGCGCTCACGCTCACCCTGCTCATCCTCCCGATCGTGATCGTCTCGACCCAGGAGGCCCTGCGCGCAGTGCCCGACTCACAGCGACAGGCGGCCTACGGCGTGGGGGCGACGCAATGGCAGGTCACCCGGGACGTCGTCTTACCCCGTGCGCTACCGGGGATCATGACCGGGACGATCCTCTCGCTGTCTCGAGCGATCGGCGAGACCGCACCGATCCTGATGATCGGGGCGGCGACCTCGATGTTTATCGCTCCGGATGGGTTGACCAGCCCGTTCAGCGCGATGCCGATGATGATCTTCGAGTGGGCCACCCTGCCACAGGCCGGATTCCAGCACGTCGCCGCGGCGGGGATCGTCGTCCTGTTGACGATACTGCTCCTGATGAACGCCATCGCGATCTTCATTCGGAACAAGTACGATCCGCGATCCTGA
- the pstC gene encoding phosphate ABC transporter permease subunit PstC produces the protein MSVDSAVDITNQGSDIDNRKNGFVRYVFFSCALVTILTTLGIILVLVQGSAEFFAEVSIVEYLTGTNWSPVIRPHSYGVLPLIWGTLLITVGSAIIAIPVGTLTAIYLSEYASPRVRRTIKPTLEILAGVPTIVYGFFALSFITPLLQGVFPQTGTFNAAAGAIVVGIMIIPMVSSLSEDAMSAVPDDLRNAAYGLGATKFEVSTTVVVPASLSGVIASYILALSRAIGETMAVTLAAGMHPQITFDPLEPIQTMTAYMVQIGISDVSVDSIGYKSLFAVGMTLFVMTLSMNLFSMWIKSRYREEYQ, from the coding sequence ATGAGCGTCGACTCAGCCGTCGACATCACGAATCAGGGAAGCGACATCGACAACCGGAAAAACGGCTTCGTCCGGTACGTTTTCTTCTCGTGTGCGCTCGTCACGATTCTCACGACTCTCGGCATAATTCTGGTTCTCGTCCAGGGCTCAGCCGAGTTCTTCGCGGAGGTGTCGATCGTCGAGTACCTGACGGGGACGAACTGGTCGCCCGTCATCCGCCCCCACAGTTACGGCGTCCTGCCGTTGATCTGGGGAACCTTGCTCATCACGGTCGGCTCCGCGATCATCGCGATCCCGGTCGGGACGCTGACGGCGATCTACCTCTCGGAGTATGCCAGCCCCCGTGTCCGCCGAACGATCAAACCGACCCTCGAGATCCTCGCGGGGGTGCCGACGATCGTCTACGGCTTTTTCGCCCTCTCGTTCATCACGCCGCTGTTACAGGGCGTGTTTCCGCAAACGGGAACGTTCAACGCCGCGGCGGGAGCCATCGTTGTGGGCATCATGATCATCCCGATGGTCTCCTCGCTCTCCGAGGACGCCATGTCGGCGGTACCGGACGACCTGCGTAACGCGGCCTACGGCCTCGGCGCAACGAAGTTCGAAGTGTCGACGACCGTCGTCGTCCCGGCATCCCTCTCTGGCGTCATCGCCTCCTATATTCTCGCGCTGTCGCGGGCAATTGGCGAGACGATGGCCGTCACGCTCGCCGCCGGGATGCACCCCCAAATCACGTTCGACCCGCTCGAGCCGATTCAGACGATGACGGCGTACATGGTGCAGATCGGCATCAGCGACGTCTCGGTGGACTCGATCGGGTACAAGAGTCTGTTCGCGGTCGGGATGACGCTGTTCGTGATGACGCTCTCGATGAACCTGTTTAGCATGTGGATCAAATCGCGCTACCGGGAGGAGTACCAATGA
- a CDS encoding O-acetylhomoserine aminocarboxypropyltransferase/cysteine synthase family protein, giving the protein MSDEPENSLSTDSVHAGQEPDPATGARAPPLYQTTSYVFEDADDAASQFALEEPGYIYSRLMNPTLETLQERLATLEGGVGAAVTASGMAALDLTTFLLAEAGDNIVSASSLYGGTYTYLTHSVERRGITTRFVDTLEYDAYADAIDDDTAYVHLETIGNPALDTPDIERIADIAHDNGVPLVVDNTFATPALCRPLEHGADIVWNSTTKWLHGSGTTVGGVVVDGGSFPWADYPDKYSELAADNPAYHGVNFAETFGDAAFTYAAIARGLRDLGNQQSPFDAWQTIQGLETLPLRMERHCENAMAVAEFLESHDAVSWVNYPGLDSHPTHDNASEYLEGGYGGMITFGLEAGYEAARKTVESTNLASLLANVGDAKTLIIHPASTTHQQLSDEEKEASGVTDDLVRLSVGIEDPGNIIADLEQAIDEATSS; this is encoded by the coding sequence ATGAGCGACGAACCCGAGAATTCGCTGTCGACAGATTCCGTCCACGCCGGACAGGAACCCGATCCCGCGACGGGTGCCCGAGCGCCGCCACTGTACCAGACCACCTCCTACGTGTTCGAGGACGCCGACGACGCCGCGTCCCAGTTCGCCCTCGAGGAGCCGGGATACATCTACTCGCGACTGATGAACCCGACCCTCGAGACGCTGCAGGAACGACTGGCAACGCTCGAGGGCGGGGTCGGCGCGGCCGTCACTGCCTCCGGGATGGCCGCCCTCGATCTGACGACGTTCCTGCTCGCCGAGGCGGGAGACAACATCGTGAGCGCGTCCTCATTGTACGGGGGGACGTACACCTACCTGACTCACTCCGTCGAACGTCGCGGGATCACGACGCGGTTCGTCGACACGCTCGAGTACGACGCCTACGCCGACGCAATCGACGACGACACCGCGTACGTCCACCTCGAGACGATCGGGAATCCGGCACTCGACACGCCGGACATCGAACGGATCGCCGACATCGCCCACGACAACGGTGTGCCGCTGGTCGTCGACAACACGTTCGCGACGCCGGCGCTATGCCGACCGCTCGAGCACGGCGCGGACATCGTCTGGAACTCGACGACGAAGTGGCTCCATGGCTCCGGGACGACCGTCGGCGGCGTCGTCGTCGACGGGGGATCGTTCCCGTGGGCCGATTACCCCGATAAGTACTCCGAACTGGCCGCGGACAATCCCGCCTATCACGGCGTAAACTTCGCGGAGACCTTCGGCGACGCTGCCTTCACCTACGCGGCCATCGCTCGCGGCCTGCGCGACCTCGGGAATCAGCAGTCACCGTTCGACGCCTGGCAGACGATACAGGGCCTCGAGACGCTTCCCCTTCGCATGGAGCGCCACTGCGAGAACGCCATGGCCGTCGCTGAGTTCCTCGAGTCCCACGACGCCGTCTCCTGGGTGAACTACCCGGGACTCGACTCCCATCCCACCCACGACAACGCGAGCGAGTACCTCGAGGGCGGCTACGGCGGTATGATCACGTTCGGTCTCGAGGCGGGCTACGAGGCCGCCCGGAAGACGGTCGAATCGACCAACCTCGCGAGTTTGCTGGCGAACGTGGGGGATGCGAAGACGCTCATCATCCACCCGGCCAGCACGACCCATCAGCAACTGAGCGACGAGGAGAAGGAAGCCTCGGGGGTCACCGACGACCTCGTCCGACTGTCGGTCGGGATCGAGGATCCGGGCAACATCATCGCCGATCTCGAGCAAGCGATCGACGAAGCGACCTCGAGCTAG
- a CDS encoding phosphate uptake regulator PhoU, translated as METRKVQVTGGSTYTVSLPKTWATDNDVSAGTTVEFYPDDDALLLTPQSDTHRQKGTLDVTNLEGERLTRAVMTMYVSGFDIIALEANRITTDQRRAIRSATQGLVGVEVLEETTDSVVIQDLLDSSELSIVNAVTRMRLIAASMLRDAVEALIENDDDIARDVIERDDDVDRLWLVVSRTFRATLRSPRASEELGVSREDCFDYHSSARQLERVADHAAKISKLALKLEAIPEGVADALEDLLGDTFDVFEKSMDALFAEDSAEATELGHAALESVLEIDEHTRTIDDMLRDLDSVQAQSLGLIVDSLSRSADYGGNIAETALQKAAPRP; from the coding sequence ATGGAAACCCGAAAGGTGCAGGTCACCGGCGGCTCGACGTATACCGTCTCGCTCCCGAAAACGTGGGCGACTGACAACGACGTCAGCGCCGGCACCACCGTCGAGTTCTACCCCGATGACGATGCACTCTTGCTCACCCCACAGAGCGATACGCATCGACAAAAAGGAACTCTCGACGTGACGAACCTCGAGGGCGAACGGCTCACGCGGGCGGTGATGACGATGTACGTCAGCGGCTTCGACATCATCGCGCTGGAAGCCAACCGGATCACGACCGATCAACGCCGAGCGATTCGAAGCGCCACGCAAGGACTGGTCGGTGTGGAGGTGCTCGAGGAGACGACCGACAGCGTCGTGATCCAGGATCTGCTCGACTCCTCGGAGCTGTCTATCGTCAACGCAGTCACGCGAATGCGCCTGATCGCGGCCTCGATGCTCAGGGACGCTGTCGAAGCCCTCATCGAGAACGACGACGACATCGCGCGGGACGTCATCGAACGCGACGACGACGTCGACCGCCTCTGGCTCGTCGTCTCGCGTACGTTCCGGGCGACGCTGCGCTCACCGCGGGCCTCGGAGGAACTGGGCGTCTCCCGTGAGGACTGCTTCGACTACCACTCGAGTGCGCGCCAGCTCGAACGGGTGGCCGACCACGCTGCAAAGATCAGCAAACTCGCGCTCAAACTCGAGGCGATTCCCGAGGGCGTCGCCGATGCACTCGAGGATCTCCTGGGCGACACGTTCGACGTGTTCGAGAAGTCGATGGACGCGCTGTTCGCCGAGGACAGCGCCGAGGCGACCGAACTCGGCCACGCCGCCCTCGAATCCGTACTCGAGATCGACGAGCACACCCGCACGATCGACGACATGCTTCGCGACCTCGACTCCGTTCAGGCGCAGTCGCTGGGGCTCATCGTCGACTCGCTCTCGCGAAGCGCCGACTACGGCGGCAACATCGCGGAGACGGCGTTGCAGAAGGCCGCGCCGCGGCCATAG
- a CDS encoding thymidine kinase: MHAITNSGWIEVVTGSMFSGKTEELLRRLRRAEIAGQDVAVFTPALDDRYGEDYIGSHDGRRWEATALDPDGDLERAFDVLNGEQVVAFDEANFFTESLVDICERLAANGRRVIVSGTDQTFRGEPFHPLPDLIAVAEYVEKFRAICACCGEPATRNQRLVDGRPAHVDDPTILVGAAESYEARCRHCHTLRTD, encoded by the coding sequence ATGCATGCGATCACGAACAGTGGGTGGATCGAAGTCGTCACCGGCAGCATGTTCTCCGGGAAAACCGAGGAACTCCTGCGACGGCTCCGGCGCGCAGAAATCGCGGGCCAGGATGTAGCGGTCTTTACACCGGCGCTCGACGACCGCTACGGCGAAGACTACATCGGTTCACACGATGGCCGTCGCTGGGAAGCGACTGCTTTGGATCCCGACGGCGACCTCGAGCGGGCGTTCGACGTGCTCAACGGCGAACAGGTGGTCGCGTTCGACGAGGCGAACTTCTTCACGGAGTCGCTGGTCGACATCTGTGAGCGGTTGGCTGCCAACGGCCGCCGCGTCATCGTCAGCGGCACCGACCAGACCTTTCGTGGCGAGCCGTTTCACCCGCTGCCCGACCTGATCGCGGTCGCCGAGTACGTCGAGAAGTTCCGGGCTATCTGTGCCTGCTGTGGCGAGCCAGCCACGCGCAATCAGCGCCTGGTGGACGGTCGCCCGGCACACGTCGACGATCCGACCATCCTGGTTGGTGCTGCGGAGTCCTACGAGGCACGGTGTCGGCACTGTCACACGCTTCGAACCGACTGA
- a CDS encoding NADPH-dependent FMN reductase, giving the protein MTDVQVLAVCGSLRDESYTRVTLERALEEAAQAGAETELLDLRTYDLPLFDADVDREDAGDAETVARQIRDADAIILGSPMYHGSYSSTLKTALDYCGFDEFEDKTVGLVGVAGGSFPITTLEHLRTVCRALNTWVLPHQVAVPRAHSVIDAGEFVDENLEERVATLGRRAVQYARIEPDPSSFEGDHNVGA; this is encoded by the coding sequence ATGACTGACGTGCAGGTGCTTGCAGTCTGTGGAAGCCTTCGCGACGAGAGCTACACGCGCGTGACTCTCGAGCGGGCGCTCGAGGAAGCGGCCCAAGCTGGTGCGGAGACGGAACTCCTCGACCTCCGAACGTACGACCTCCCGCTGTTCGACGCCGACGTCGACCGGGAAGACGCCGGCGATGCCGAGACGGTCGCCCGACAGATCCGTGACGCCGACGCCATCATCCTCGGCTCGCCGATGTACCACGGCTCGTACTCCTCGACGCTGAAAACGGCCCTCGACTACTGCGGGTTCGACGAGTTCGAGGACAAGACCGTCGGCCTGGTGGGCGTGGCAGGTGGCTCGTTTCCGATAACGACACTCGAGCACCTCCGAACGGTGTGTCGAGCACTCAACACCTGGGTACTCCCCCACCAGGTCGCCGTCCCCCGCGCCCACAGCGTGATCGACGCCGGTGAGTTCGTCGACGAGAACCTCGAAGAGCGGGTCGCGACGCTCGGTCGCCGGGCGGTGCAGTACGCCAGAATCGAGCCCGATCCGAGTTCGTTCGAAGGGGATCACAACGTCGGTGCGTGA